A genomic stretch from Sebastes fasciatus isolate fSebFas1 chromosome 23, fSebFas1.pri, whole genome shotgun sequence includes:
- the LOC141761536 gene encoding endoplasmic reticulum-Golgi intermediate compartment protein 2-like gives MRRLSRRKALSLVRELDAFPKVSDSYVETSASGGTVSLIAFVAMALLAILEFFVYRDTWMKYEYEVDKDFSSKLRINIDITVAMKCQHVGADILDLAETMITSSGLQYEPVIFELTPQQRLWQRTLLLIQNRLREEHALQEVLYKTLLKGGPTALPPREDASMEPLNACRIHGHVYVNKVAGNLHITVGKPIHHPQGHAHIAAFVSHDTYNFSHRIDHLSFGEEIPGIINPLDGTEKITYNNNQMFQYFITVVPTKLNTYKISADTHQFSVTERERVINHAAGSHGVSGIFVKYDTSSLMVTVSEQHMPLWQFLVRLCGIIGGIFSTTGMLHGFVGFCFDVICCRLKLGVYRAREDVQLHNQMNNLNNHQTPLLADDVPQE, from the exons atgaggcGTCTGTCTCGGAGGAAAGCTCTGAGCTTGGTGAGGGAGCTGGACGCCTTCCCCAAAGTGTCGGACAGCTACGTGGAGACGTCGGCCTCGGGAGGAACAG TGTCGCTGATAGCTTTTGTTGCCATGGCTCTTCTTGCCATCTTAGAGTTCTTTGTTTATAGAGACACTTGGATGAAGTATGAATATGAAGTTGACAAGGATTTCTCCAG TAAATTGAGAATAAACATTGACATTACAGTTGCCATGAAATGCCAGC ATGTTGGAGCAGATATTCTGGACCTGGCTGAGACTATGATCACATCCAGCGGCCTCCAATACGAACCT GTTATTTTTGAACTGACTCCGCAGCAGAGACTGTGGCAAAG GACGTTGCTTCTCATACAGAACCGTCTGAGAGAGGAACACGCTCTTCAGGAAGTCCTTTACAAAACTCTCCTCAAAGGAGGTCCCACTGCCCTGCCCCCACG ggaggATGCCTCTATGGAGCCGCTCAACGCTTGCAGGATACACGGGCACGTCTACGTCAACAAGGTGGCGGGAAACCTGCACATCACTGTGGGAAA GCCCATTCACCATCCTCAGGGTCATGCCCACATTGCAGCTTTTGTGAGCCACGACA CGTACAACTTCTCCCATCGAATAGACCATTTATCTTTCGGGGAGGAGATACCGGGCATCATCAATCCTCTGGACGGCACCGAGAAAATCACCTATAACA ACAACCAGATGTTCCAGTATTTTATCACAGTGGTTCCAACCAAACTGAACACATACAAGATATCTGCAGACACGCACCAGTTTTCTGTGACTGAGCGG GAGCGGGTGATAAACCACGCGGCGGGCAGCCACGGTGTCTCCGGCATTTTCGTCAAGTACGACACAAGCTCTCTGATGGTGACGGTCAGCGAGCAGCACATGCCGCTGTGGCAGTTCCTGGTGCGACTGTGCGGCATCATCGGGGGAATATTCTCCACGACAG GCATGCTCCACGGGTTTGTTGGCTTCTGTTTTGATGTCATCTGCTGTCGCCTCAAACTTGGAGTCTACAGGGCCAGAGAG GACGTGCAGCTACACAACCAGATGAACAATCTAAACAATCACCAGACTCCGTTGTTGGCCGACGACGTCCCTCAGGAGTAG